CGAATACGAGTTGGTGTTCCATGCTGGCGATTATCTGCGTGGCAAGGGCGTCGCGCTGGCAGAGCCGGCCTTTCTCGACATCATCCCCATTCGTTTCGGTATTGCTGATGAAAGTGGCCACTACCACGTGCCGCTGTTGCTTTCGCCCTATAGCTACTCCACCTATCGAGGAAGCTGACGCCGATGATCTTTGCCGCCATTGCCGATGTTCACGGAAACTGCGCAGCACTGGAAGCCGTGCTGGAGGATATTGCGAAACAAGGCATAACAG
This genomic interval from Agrobacterium tumefaciens contains the following:
- the uraH gene encoding hydroxyisourate hydrolase, with translation MTGLTTHVLDAAHGTPAQGLTIELYRLSGDRREKLKTVTTNNDGRVDGGPLLVGDSFKAGEYELVFHAGDYLRGKGVALAEPAFLDIIPIRFGIADESGHYHVPLLLSPYSYSTYRGS